The DNA window TTGCCACGCCCCGAGCGAGGAGCCTGTATGTACGTCGGACGCTTCGTCGTCGTCGGCCCCACAACCGGCGCCTACCGTGTCTCCTCGCGCTCGTTCCCGAACCGCCAGGCGGTGCGACGAGACGACACTGTCACCGTCGAACCGACCCCGGACGCCCCGGAGACGGACAACCCCTACATCTCCTACAACGGAGTCCGGCTCACCGACCGCGGCGCCGTGGTCGGCAACGGCTCCCACGTCGACCCCATCGCGGAGAAGCTGGAACTGGGCTATCCCGCACGGGACGCACTCGCGCAGGTGCTGCTCTCGCTTGACTTCGAGAAGGACGACTACGACACGCCCCGCATCGCGGGTATCGTCGGCGTCGACGCGGCGGACCCGACGACTGCCGCCGACGGGCCGGGTGCGGTCATCGGTACCGTCCGCCGGGACGCCCTGCTGGTCGAGGAGGTCACCGAGCCGACGCTGGTGGCGACCTACGAGAAAGACAGCCCCACGGCCTTCGACCTCGCGGCCGAGAGCGCCGAGTCGGCCGCCCGTGAGGTGTACGACCACGAGTTCGAGCACGCCGTCTGTTCGGCCGGTGTCGCGGGCGAGGCAGGCGATTTCGACCTCTCGGTATACAACGGAGCGTAACTCGCCGTGGGCCCCACACGCAGCTCCCGAGCGATGGCTGACACTCAAGACCCCCCACGCGCTATTAGCACAACATGAAGGTTGGCGTTATCTCCGATATCCACGGCAACCGTGTCGCCCTCCGGGAGGTACTCGCCGAGATGCCCGATGTCGACCATCTCGTCTGTGCCGGCGACGTCGTCGGCTACAACCCGTGGCACGCCGACTGCGTCGACGCGGTCCGGGGCGAGCCAGCCGCCCTCCCCGAGGGCCCCTGGCCGACCGTCCCCATCCCGACGGTGATGGGCAACCACGACCGTGCGGTGGCCGGCGAAACCCCCTTCACGTTCAACGGGATGGCACAGGCCGGCGTCGAACACGCCAGAGAGCAACTCGACGACGAGCAGCTGTCCTGGCTCGCGGACCTCACCCCGGAGCGCCATCTGTTCGACGACCGCGTGAAGATGGTCCACGGCCACCCCGAGGACCCCGACCACTACACCTACCCCGACGAGTTCGGCCCGGAGTTGCTCGAGGAGGAGGAACTGCTCATCATGGGCCACACCCACCACCAGCACCACGAGGTGTACGACGAGGGCATCGTCTGTAACCCCGGCAGCGTGGGCCAGCCCCGGGACGGCAACTATCGGGCGGCCTTCGCCGTCGTCGACCTCGACGAACGGACCGTCCACGAACACCGCGTCGCCTACGACACGACGGTCGTCATCGACGCCGTCGAGGAGGCCGGGCTCCCGCGGGAAATCGGCTTCCGGCTGACACAGGGTCGGTAGTCGGCCGACCGGACAGCGGGGGGACCGATACAGTTTTTTCGCGTGGCGGAATTACCGTTCGGATGACGTATGAACCCCTACGCCCTCCTCCTCGCCGCGATACTGTCGGAACTGGTCGGGACGACCGCCCTGAAGCTCTCCGATGGCTTCTCGAAACCGCTGCCGAGCCTCGCCGTCGTCGTCGGCTACGGGCTGGCGTTCTACCTCCTCTCGCTGACGCTGGAGGAACTCCCCGTCGGCCCCGTCTACGCGACCTGGGCCGCGCTGGGCATCGTCGGTGTGACCGCCGTCGGCGTCGTCGCCTTCGGCGAACGACTCGACGGGGCGGCCATCGTCGGACTCGCGTTCATCCTCGCCGGCGTCTACTGTCTCAACGTCGTCTCGGATATGTCCGTACACTGAGCCCGACGCCGTCGCCGTGGCCGTGAAGCGCGTTTCATCGCGCGAAGACGGGGAAGGGCAGGCCGTGCTCCAGAGCAGTTGAAACAGGATTACAAACAGTAAGCATCCGGCGCCGTAGGCGCCGGTTCTACCGCGGCGAGGCGACCACCGCGCGCCAAAGGCGCGTGGTTCGAGAGAGCAAAGCTCTCTCGTCATCACGAAAGACGCTTCGCGTCTTTCGAACGACGACGGGAGCCGAAGCCGCGATTTTTCCCAAGTTTTTGCCCCGGTTGCGGGCCGTCGGCCCGCAACCGAACGACGTGGCGGCGTAGCCGCCACGCAGAGTGAGCGCGGCGAAGCCGCGCTCACGAAGGTGCAAAAAGTGGTCTCAGAAGACGCCCTGAACCAGTTCCAGGGCCTGCTCGCGGTCGTCCCAGGGGACGAACACGGAGACGGAGGTCGCGGAGGTGACCACGTCGTAGATGTCGATGTGGGCGTCGGCGAGCGGTTCGATGACCCGATAGGGCAGGGCGTGCTCGCTGGGGTCGCCGCCGGTGACGCGGATGACGGCGATGCCGTCCTCGACCGTGACCGAGGAGAGCGTGTCGTCGTCGACGATACGGTCGTGCAGCAGTGCCTCGACCTCGTCGGCGTCGTCCTCGGCGACGTAGAACGTCAGCGAGTCCATGCCCGAGGAGTTGGCGTCGATGTTGATGCCGGCGTCGCCGATGGCAGAGGCGAGGTCCGCGAGGATGCCGGGGCTGTTGCGGATGGCGCGGCCGGCGACGGTGACACAGGCCACCGGTCCCTCGTGGAGGTCGATGAGGTTCTGGAACTGCCCCTCGATGGAGGTGCCACCAGTCAGCAGGTCGCCGTGCTGGTAGTGGGCGACCCGGACACCGAGGTTCGCAGTTTTATACGAGAGCGCGGAGGGGGCCACCACTTCGGCGCCGCGGAACGACAGCGAGCGGAGTTCGTCGACGCTGATTTCCCCGACGTTGCGGGCGCCCTCGACGACGCGGGGGTCGCCGGTCATGACGCCTTCGACGTCGGTGACGATGACGACCTCGTCAGCGTCCATGTAGTTGCCCAGCATGACGGCTGTGGTGTCGGAGCCACCGCGGCCCAGGGTCGTGATGTTGCCCTCGTGGTCCTCGGCCAGGAAGCCGGTGATGACCGGGACGACGTCTTTCATCTGGCCGGCCAGGGCGTGTGCGCGCTTTTTCGTCTCCTCGACGTCGACCTCGCCGTACTCGTCGGTGATGATGGGCCAGTCCTCGCTGCCGGGTTCGAGGAAGACGGCCTCGATGCCGCGGGCGTTGAGCGCGCCTTTCAGCATCCGGACGGAGATGCGCTCGCCCATAGAGACGATTTCGGCGCGGTCCTCGTCGGCGGCGTCGTACTCGATGCCTTCGAGCAGCTCGTCGGTCGTGTTACCCATCGCCGAGGCGACGACGCCGACCTCGTGGCCCTGCTGGACCGCGGCCGCGATGGAGTCGGCGGCCCGGTTGATGCGGTCACCGCTGCCCAGACTCGTCCCGCCGAACTTCGCGATTACGCGCATCCGACCACCCGTCGATTGTGTCCGTGAGTCATGCACGCGGATTTGCCGTCGCTCGGGATAACTGTGTCCATCTGCCTTGCCTGCCCCAGTCATGGGACTGTCCGACACACCGTTTATTTGCGTGGGGCACACACTGTCGGGCATGGAGATACGTGACGCCGTCGAGGCCGACGCCGGGCGTCTCGCCGACCTCGCGGACAGCCCGCCCGACGTGATGCGCAACCTCGTCCACGACCGGACGGTCCGGGTGGCCACAGAGGGGGAAGAGGACGTGGTAGGCTTTGTCAGCTACGACGCCAAACAGGGAACCGTCCACGTGACACAGCTGGCCGGCTCGACGGAGGTCTGCGAGCAGTTACTGAACGAGCCCATCGCCTTCGCAGAACGTGAGCACATGGCCGTCGAGTTGCTCGTCACCGCCGACCAGTCCGAGGTCAAGGCCGCCGTCGAAGCGTCGGGCTTTACCGATTCGGGGTCGGGGCCGAAGTTCGCCGGGGAGTCGACGGTCCGGTATCGGCTAGAGCCCGAGGCCGCAGAGCAGTAGGGAAAGCGAGACGATGAGCAGCGAGGGACCGCCTTGCGGTCCCGCGGCCAGTCGGGCGGCTTCGTCGCCCGACGACGCAGCGAATCGCCTCGGATAGCACAGCGGTGAACGTAGCGAGGGGCGTGCGTACCACGGCCCTCGATGCGGAACAGAAAGGGACCTCCGGTCCCTCAAGCAGTCGGGCGGCAGCGCCGCCCGACGACGGGGAACAAAGTGACCCGTGGAGCGAAGTGAGCCGCGAGCAGGGAGGAACCGAACGGAGTGAGGTTCCGCCGAACTAGCGAACGGTGAACGGAGCGAATCGTGAGCAGCGAGGGCCGCGTTACTCGGGAACATCGAGGCGCCATCCGACCAGCCCGCCCAGCGCGAAGACGAAGGCGTTGAGTGAGCCGTGCAACGCGACCATCGTCGCGATGTCCAGCCCGAGGTCGAGCCCGGAGAAGGTCGCGACGCCGTAGCCAAGCGCCAGCGCCATCGACACCGGCAGCGCGACCGCCGACGCACCCAGCAAGATAGCCTGACCCCGTGGCCGAGTCGGTGCGATACGGGCGAGGACGTACCAGCCAAACAGCGCGACAGCGAGGGTAAAGCCGCCGACTGCGACCACCTCGACCAGCGGCGAGAAGGAGATGCCCACGGCGATGATAGCCGGGCCGGCCAGGATGACGCCGACGAGCGAGCGCCACAGCCGGGAGTCCAGGTGGCCGCTGCGGCCGGTGAGACCGGTAACGACAGGGAGGACGAAGCCGGCGTAGTGGAAGTGCACCGCCGTCAGGAGGATGATGGTCGAACCAAAGTAGAAGGTGATATCCAGGTGATAGAGCAGCAGGGCGACGGCGCCGACGGAGACGTACGCAAGCCCGGTGTCGATAGCAGTCTCCGGGAGGGCGAGTCCACCACGGTCGAGGGTGCGAACGAGTGCGGCCAGTCCCAGCAGGCCAGTAACGAGGAGCCACGGCGCAGCGAGTGCGGCGGCCGTGATGTCCTGCACGTCGAGCGCGAGCGACGCCGTGAACCCGAGGGCGCCGACGGGTTGAAGCCACACCGCAGCGCGGAGAAACTGACCGGCGCGGCCCGGAAACGGGCGGTGGGCGGCCATCCCCACGCCCAGCGGGACCAGCACCAGCGGTGCGAGTGCGAGCGCTCGCGGGAGGGTCCCGAGCCGTCCCGCAAGCACTGTGGCCGTCCAGACGACCGCGCCGAAGAGGGCGCTCGCGTCGGGGACGGCGACGCCGCTGACGGTGGGGACGGCGTCTGCCGCAGTAGCGCCCTCTCGCGTGTGGGTGCTCATGCGGGTGGGAGCTTTCGAAGTCCCTGCATCGGCTTGAGCGTCTCCACGTCGTGGTCGCCGCGGTCCTCGTCGGCCTGCGTGAACGTGCCCCGATAGCTGAGGATGTGCCCCGCAAGCGGGTTCTCGACGGTCGCCAGTACGTGGTAGCGCTCGCCGGCCTCGTCGTAGCGGTCACGGACCTCGACGCCGGCTGCCATCGCGTCGGGCAGGGCGACGTAGCGGCCCCGCCAGTGGAGCCACTGCCGGCCTGCCTCGACGACCAGTGCGCCGTCCTCGACGCGGGGGTGGAGTTCGGTGGCGATGAGCCCGCCCCTGCCGAGGTAGTCCAGCAAGCGCTCGTTGCGCTCGTCCCACACCGTCACGGAGTCGAAACGGCGGCGGGTGCCGTCGAAATTGAACACCCGGCGGGTCGTCATCGCCTCGTGACCGCCGAGTTCGTAGCCGACGGTCGTCACGGCAAAGCGGACGTCGTGGCCGGCCTCGGGAAAGAGCATATCCCGGCTCGTCATCGCGTACAGCGCGGGGAGCGTGTGGACGCCACGGGAGATGTCCATCCGCCCGCGCCCGACCGTGACGCCGTCCTCGGGGCCGAGACTGTAGCGTTCCCGGACCTTCGGGTGGAGGTCCTCGGCCGCCTCGCCGAGCGCGCGCTCGTAGACGCCCGTCATCGTGTCCTCCGTCGCAGTGGGGCGGTTGTCGGCATTGTGCGGCGCGGAGCGGGCCGGCAGTGCGCGACCATAACGTCTTGATTTCGACAGGAACGGGCATAAGAATTTCCTGGGAAGGAGTGTCAAACGCGAGGGGCCGAGACACGACAACCACAGCCCGGAAAGCACCCATCAGTTCGTGAACGTTTATTTGTCAGCTACAAGTAGGGTTGGCATGGACAGAGAGGACGCCGCAGTGCTGCTGGCCATGGCAGGAGCGTTTACCGTCGGTACCGTCGTGTTCGAACCGGTCGGCGGGGCGATTCTCGCGTTCATCGTCGGCTTCTACGTGATGTACGTCCGCCGCTACGAGCACAAGTACATCCCGCGGTAGCGCTGTGTCGGCGTGTCCAGAGAGATATCGATGGCAGACGCTCGCGGGGATGGGCTGACTATGGCGGTCGGAACGCCCTCACCGTCTCGCCGTCCGTCGCGTAGACGAGGTCCTCGACCACGATGACCGTCTCGTCGATGTCGTCGCCCGGCACCGTCCACCGCTGGGTGCCGTCGGCTGGGTCGAAGCAGTGGAGGGTGTCGGCCGTCGGAACGATAACGGCCGCGTCGGTTACGACGGGACGCCCGGCAGTCGCGGCGTCGATATCAGTGGTCGACCACGCCCGCGAGCCGTCAGTGAGCCCCAGCGCGTACAGGCCGGGACTGTCGTCCGGTCCGTCGCCCCTGGGCTCGACGCTGTCGCCCGGCGCGACGCAGTACAGGTGGTCGGCTCCGGCACTCAGCGGGCCGAGGCCCGTTACCCAGATGTGTTCGCGCCACTGGGAGCCGCTGTCGGTCCCAGGGGCAGGTCGGGCGTCGACCGCGGCGGGAAGGAAGTCCCGGCTGAAGACGGTCTCGTCCCGGTAGAACCGGGGGTTGGGGGAGTCAGTGGCGATGCCCGGTTTCTCGCCGACGATGTCGCCGGTGTCGGCTGTGAGTCTCCAGGGCGTCGACCCACTCCCGCCGCTGGAGACGAAGACCGAGTCGTCACTCGCAAACAGGTGCGCCGTCGACGGGCCGCGAGTGAGCGGTGTCCGCCACCGTTCGCCGCCGTCCGAGTGGTCCAGGGCGACGGCGGCTGGTTCATCGCCCTCGGTCAGCGCGTAGACGCCGTGGTCGGTCGCGAAGAACCCGCCATCTGCCTTCGACGGCAGGTCTGCCTGCCACTGTTCGGCCCCGTCGTCGGTCGCCAGCGCGACGACCGCCTCGCTGGTCGGGACGTACACCGACTCGCCGACGACCCACGGCGTCTCGGTCGTGCCGGAGAGCGACCGCGTCCACCGCTCGTCGCCGGTGCGAGCGTTCAGTGCGTGAAGTACCTCGCCCGCGCCGACGTACAGCGTCTCGCTGGCGACGACCGGGTCGGTCAGCGAGCCGTTTAGCTCGGTCGTCCAGAGTTCGGCCACCGGCTCGGTGGGGCCGGCTACCCCGGCAGCGTAGTTACTCCGGCCGGATTCGGCGCCCGGCACCGGCCACGCCGAGTCGAGTGAGTCGGGCGGGTCGGGCGTGCCCTGTGGGGTGGTTGGGGCACTCGACGATTGGCCAGTCGGAGTCGCGGACCGGGTGGGGTCGTCGCCGACACAGCCCGCAAGCGCTGCTGTGCTGAGCGACGCCAGGAGGGTACGTCGGGACCAGTGAGAGGGCATGGCTGCCCGTTCAGGGAAATCAGGTAAATGTTTTCTGTCGAAAGAGAGCGAGGAGAAATGGGCGACGCAGTCGTCGGTCCGTGACGCCAGGCCGGTCTCGGCGCTGGGTTACTCCCGCAACTCGACGCCCGTTAGCTCGAAGCGTGCGCCGCCGTCCTCGCCATCGGTCACCCGGATATCCCACCCGTGGTTCTCGGCCATGTCCCGGGCGATGGCGAGGCCGACGCCAGTGCCGTCGCCGGCGGTGGTGTACCCCTGTTCGAAGACGGCGTCGCGGTCGGCCGCCGGGATACCGTCGCCGTCGTCCTCGATGAAGAAGCCGGTCCGGTGGCCGCCGTCGGTGGCCGGCGACCCGGAAAGCAGGCCGACGCGGACGGCCACCGCGTCGTCGTTGTGGTCGGCCGCGTTCCGATACACGTTCTCGAAGATATGCAACAGCCGGTCGCGGTCGGCCTGAACGGTGACGGCGTCGTCGACGGCGACGTCGACGGTACAGTCGCCCGTCTGTGCGTATCCCCAGGCCTCACGCGCGCTCTGGGCGAGGGGGACCGGCCCGGTCTCCTCGACGGTCTGGCCGGCCGTCGCTATCGTCCGGAGGTCCTCGACCATCGTCTCCATGCGCTCGACCGTATCCTCGATGGCGTCGATGTGGTCCTCGCTGGGGTCCTCGCGCAGGAGTTCGAGGCGCCCGCTGGCGACGGTCAGGGGGTTGCGCAGATCGTGGGAGACGACGTCGGCGAACTGGTCTAACCGTTCGTTCTGTCGTTCGAGCTGTCGCCGTCGCTCGTTCTGGACGGTGATATCTCGGGCGACGATGAGCTGGCCCGCCCGCTCCCCGGCATCCGTGTGAATCGGCGAGATGTTCAGGTGGAAGGTCCGCTCCTCGCCCCCCGTGGTAGTCGATATCTCCGCTTCGGCGTCCGTAGTGTCGCGGAACCGCTCTACCTGCTCGGGGAAGGGGCTGAAAAAGTCCGCACCGGCCATGCCGCGCCACTCCGCCGGCGCGTCGACCAGCGAGCGGGCCGCGGGGTTGCAGTCGACGACCCGCCCCGCATCGTCGAGCATGACCACTGGGTCGTCCATCGAGTTCACGAGCTGCTGTCGGCCGACGGGCGCGAGTCCCAGCAACCGATACCGGAAGATGGCGACGGCAAAGCCGACGCCGGTCACGCCCATCGCCATCTCGGTGAGGTTCAGTTCCGGCGGGAGCAGCCCGGCAAACAGCAGGCTGTTGACCAGTGTTGGCGTCCCGACGGCAACCGCGAGGGCGGCCGCCTGGCCGTTCGAGAGGTCGCTACGATTACGGACGAGATACCGGGCCAGCACCGCACTTCCGGCAAACAGGACCACGTACGCGTGGAGCTGGAACAGGTGGAACGGCGTCCGGAGCGTCCGGTCCAGAGCCACCCACTCGTCGAACATGACCCCGAACACCGTCACCGGGCCACGGGTGACAAGAGTCCCGTCGAACATGAACGACGGGTCGAGGAGGAGGATGGCACAAACGGTCATCGTCAGGAACCCCACGTAGCCGACGGTCCACCGGTTCACCCACCCCTCGGTGTCGGTGTAGGCCAGCGCAAACCACAGGAAGGCATAGGTCATCGGCAACACCCCCAGCGCGTTGCCCATGTTGACACCCAGCATCTTCAGCTCGGTCGTCGTGGTCACGCCGGCGAAGACGGAGCCCAGTTCCCAGACCGCGATGGCACCCATCAGGACGACGAAGGCAAGCAGTTCCGATTTGTGGCCGCGATGGTGGTACTGCAGCGCACCGTAGACCCCCAGTGCCACGACGAGAACGAAGACGAGGGCGTTGGCCAGCAATATCGGGGTTATCTGGTACGCCATTGATATTCAAGTCAGAACATACATCATAATGAAACTAGTGCCCCAGCGGCCAGGGGGCGTCAGGGAGACGCCTGCTGGTTTTCGCGCCCGTCCCGGAACTCAGTCCTTCGAGCGGAGTTTCCGGAGGAGATACGCGACACCGAGCCCGCCGGCGACCAGCGCCAGGGATTTGGCGGCCTTCGAGGCCCCTCTCCGGACCGACGAGCCGTCGTCGATGTGGGCCAGGATATCGTCGGTGTCGTTTGGCACCGGCTCGGGGTCGGCGCCGGCCGCGGCGGCGGCATCGGGGTCTTTGAGCATGTGCCCCGTGGTCAGGCAGACGACGGACTCGTCGTCCTCGACGACGCCCGCCTCGCGGAGCTTGTGCAGGCCCGCGATGGAGGCGGCCGACGCAGGTTCGACGCCGACGCCCTCGCCGGCGAGTTCGCGCTGGGCCTCGGTGATCTCCTCGTCGGAGACGGCGACGGCGGTGCCGCCCGTCTCGCGGATGCCGGGCAAGGCCTTGGGCGCGTTGACCGGGTTGCCGATGCGGATGGCGGTCGCACGGGTCTCGACGTCCTCCCAGCGGTTGGTCTCCTCGAGGCCCTCGTGGATGGCTTCGACCATCGGCGCGGCCCCTTCGGCCTGTGCGCCGGTGAGCTTGGGCACCTGGTCCTCCGTGATGGCGCCCGACTTGACGAGCTCGCGGAAGCACTTGTACAGCGCCGCGGTGTT is part of the Haloarcula salinisoli genome and encodes:
- a CDS encoding IMP cyclohydrolase, which gives rise to MYVGRFVVVGPTTGAYRVSSRSFPNRQAVRRDDTVTVEPTPDAPETDNPYISYNGVRLTDRGAVVGNGSHVDPIAEKLELGYPARDALAQVLLSLDFEKDDYDTPRIAGIVGVDAADPTTAADGPGAVIGTVRRDALLVEEVTEPTLVATYEKDSPTAFDLAAESAESAAREVYDHEFEHAVCSAGVAGEAGDFDLSVYNGA
- a CDS encoding metallophosphoesterase family protein; this translates as MKVGVISDIHGNRVALREVLAEMPDVDHLVCAGDVVGYNPWHADCVDAVRGEPAALPEGPWPTVPIPTVMGNHDRAVAGETPFTFNGMAQAGVEHAREQLDDEQLSWLADLTPERHLFDDRVKMVHGHPEDPDHYTYPDEFGPELLEEEELLIMGHTHHQHHEVYDEGIVCNPGSVGQPRDGNYRAAFAVVDLDERTVHEHRVAYDTTVVIDAVEEAGLPREIGFRLTQGR
- a CDS encoding DMT family transporter, with amino-acid sequence MNPYALLLAAILSELVGTTALKLSDGFSKPLPSLAVVVGYGLAFYLLSLTLEELPVGPVYATWAALGIVGVTAVGVVAFGERLDGAAIVGLAFILAGVYCLNVVSDMSVH
- a CDS encoding aspartate kinase, which translates into the protein MRVIAKFGGTSLGSGDRINRAADSIAAAVQQGHEVGVVASAMGNTTDELLEGIEYDAADEDRAEIVSMGERISVRMLKGALNARGIEAVFLEPGSEDWPIITDEYGEVDVEETKKRAHALAGQMKDVVPVITGFLAEDHEGNITTLGRGGSDTTAVMLGNYMDADEVVIVTDVEGVMTGDPRVVEGARNVGEISVDELRSLSFRGAEVVAPSALSYKTANLGVRVAHYQHGDLLTGGTSIEGQFQNLIDLHEGPVACVTVAGRAIRNSPGILADLASAIGDAGINIDANSSGMDSLTFYVAEDDADEVEALLHDRIVDDDTLSSVTVEDGIAVIRVTGGDPSEHALPYRVIEPLADAHIDIYDVVTSATSVSVFVPWDDREQALELVQGVF
- a CDS encoding YndJ family protein: MSTHTREGATAADAVPTVSGVAVPDASALFGAVVWTATVLAGRLGTLPRALALAPLVLVPLGVGMAAHRPFPGRAGQFLRAAVWLQPVGALGFTASLALDVQDITAAALAAPWLLVTGLLGLAALVRTLDRGGLALPETAIDTGLAYVSVGAVALLLYHLDITFYFGSTIILLTAVHFHYAGFVLPVVTGLTGRSGHLDSRLWRSLVGVILAGPAIIAVGISFSPLVEVVAVGGFTLAVALFGWYVLARIAPTRPRGQAILLGASAVALPVSMALALGYGVATFSGLDLGLDIATMVALHGSLNAFVFALGGLVGWRLDVPE
- a CDS encoding DUF4166 domain-containing protein encodes the protein MTGVYERALGEAAEDLHPKVRERYSLGPEDGVTVGRGRMDISRGVHTLPALYAMTSRDMLFPEAGHDVRFAVTTVGYELGGHEAMTTRRVFNFDGTRRRFDSVTVWDERNERLLDYLGRGGLIATELHPRVEDGALVVEAGRQWLHWRGRYVALPDAMAAGVEVRDRYDEAGERYHVLATVENPLAGHILSYRGTFTQADEDRGDHDVETLKPMQGLRKLPPA
- a CDS encoding PQQ-binding-like beta-propeller repeat protein; protein product: MPSHWSRRTLLASLSTAALAGCVGDDPTRSATPTGQSSSAPTTPQGTPDPPDSLDSAWPVPGAESGRSNYAAGVAGPTEPVAELWTTELNGSLTDPVVASETLYVGAGEVLHALNARTGDERWTRSLSGTTETPWVVGESVYVPTSEAVVALATDDGAEQWQADLPSKADGGFFATDHGVYALTEGDEPAAVALDHSDGGERWRTPLTRGPSTAHLFASDDSVFVSSGGSGSTPWRLTADTGDIVGEKPGIATDSPNPRFYRDETVFSRDFLPAAVDARPAPGTDSGSQWREHIWVTGLGPLSAGADHLYCVAPGDSVEPRGDGPDDSPGLYALGLTDGSRAWSTTDIDAATAGRPVVTDAAVIVPTADTLHCFDPADGTQRWTVPGDDIDETVIVVEDLVYATDGETVRAFRPP
- a CDS encoding histidine kinase N-terminal 7TM domain-containing protein; translated protein: MAYQITPILLANALVFVLVVALGVYGALQYHHRGHKSELLAFVVLMGAIAVWELGSVFAGVTTTTELKMLGVNMGNALGVLPMTYAFLWFALAYTDTEGWVNRWTVGYVGFLTMTVCAILLLDPSFMFDGTLVTRGPVTVFGVMFDEWVALDRTLRTPFHLFQLHAYVVLFAGSAVLARYLVRNRSDLSNGQAAALAVAVGTPTLVNSLLFAGLLPPELNLTEMAMGVTGVGFAVAIFRYRLLGLAPVGRQQLVNSMDDPVVMLDDAGRVVDCNPAARSLVDAPAEWRGMAGADFFSPFPEQVERFRDTTDAEAEISTTTGGEERTFHLNISPIHTDAGERAGQLIVARDITVQNERRRQLERQNERLDQFADVVSHDLRNPLTVASGRLELLREDPSEDHIDAIEDTVERMETMVEDLRTIATAGQTVEETGPVPLAQSAREAWGYAQTGDCTVDVAVDDAVTVQADRDRLLHIFENVYRNAADHNDDAVAVRVGLLSGSPATDGGHRTGFFIEDDGDGIPAADRDAVFEQGYTTAGDGTGVGLAIARDMAENHGWDIRVTDGEDGGARFELTGVELRE